A genomic window from Candidatus Pelagisphaera phototrophica includes:
- a CDS encoding class I SAM-dependent methyltransferase — MVDEGCVAVIGLPIIVPLLRHLLSALSIPFVFSEHSYGVPVMPFRMRLSTALIALAICVKLPLLGQSIPDSAVIYTEGPRTRDGIGKYYMGREIAQVMGHQGISWLERDNREDEEAPSKAIALLDLKPNAVIADIGAGSGYYSFRIAKKYPSSKALAVDIQQEMLNYITSKAAAEKITNVVPHLGSTKSIQMPPETIDAALFVDAYHEFSHPYEMMTSIFNALRPGGIVYLLEYRAEDPKVPIKPLHKMTQAQAKKEMNLVGFNWVETKNDLPWQHFLIFEKPR, encoded by the coding sequence ATGGTTGACGAAGGTTGCGTTGCTGTGATTGGCTTGCCTATCATCGTGCCATTGCTACGCCACCTACTATCCGCTTTGTCGATTCCTTTTGTATTTTCCGAACATTCCTATGGAGTACCTGTCATGCCCTTTCGAATGCGGCTCTCAACTGCTTTAATCGCCTTAGCCATCTGCGTAAAGCTCCCGCTGCTGGGTCAATCGATTCCCGATAGCGCTGTTATCTACACCGAAGGCCCCCGCACGCGCGACGGAATTGGAAAGTACTATATGGGTCGTGAGATCGCACAGGTCATGGGCCACCAAGGCATTTCATGGCTAGAGCGGGACAATCGCGAGGACGAAGAGGCTCCGAGTAAAGCCATCGCTCTTCTCGACTTAAAGCCGAATGCCGTCATCGCCGACATCGGGGCGGGATCGGGCTACTATAGCTTTCGTATCGCTAAGAAGTATCCCAGCTCGAAAGCACTCGCAGTTGATATCCAGCAGGAGATGCTCAACTACATCACAAGCAAAGCGGCCGCGGAAAAGATCACGAATGTAGTGCCACACCTCGGCAGCACCAAAAGTATCCAAATGCCACCCGAAACGATCGATGCGGCTTTATTTGTTGATGCCTACCATGAGTTCTCCCACCCCTACGAAATGATGACATCCATCTTCAATGCTTTGCGGCCTGGAGGCATCGTCTACTTATTGGAATACCGAGCTGAAGATCCAAAAGTGCCCATCAAACCGCTGCACAAAATGACTCAAGCTCAGGCTAAAAAAGAGATGAACCTTGTTGGATTCAATTGGGTGGAAACTAAAAACGATCTACCTTGGCAGCATTTTTTGATCTTCGAAAAACCTCGATGA
- a CDS encoding lactate racemase domain-containing protein, with protein MNSRPYTSSLTVRNICPTIADQPPITLPELVPVIQRFPTDTVSDIEAEMRAQLQQFSGLDLKGKRIAITAGSRGIKGFIPVVRSLVSQLKERGAEPFIVPAMGSHGGATAEGQLAVLENLGITEESVNTPIRSSMDVVKLGEIEEETPVCCDQLAYESDGIIVCNRIKPHTAFAAEYESGLLKMMMIGLGKHIGTTEVHKLGFHRFHKALPDAAKIFLEKAPILFGVAIVDNAANQVARVKAIPADQILDQEKELLAYSKTLIGRMLLSEIDVLVVDAMGKDISGAGMDSNVTGRSATNVQREYTPNIGQIVIRDLSKATKGNAIGMGNADIITSRAAEKIDLAVTYTNALTARTPVGAKVPLIASSDRQAIEIACRNATSKPDQVARLVQISNTKDIEKIWVSTSYLPEIECREDIILDGEPRPIEFDESGNQTWPTIR; from the coding sequence ATGAACTCCCGACCCTATACGTCCAGTCTCACCGTCCGCAATATCTGCCCGACTATTGCGGATCAACCTCCCATCACCCTGCCTGAGCTAGTACCGGTAATCCAACGGTTCCCAACCGACACCGTTAGCGACATTGAGGCTGAAATGCGTGCCCAGCTTCAGCAATTCTCAGGATTGGATTTAAAAGGGAAACGGATCGCCATCACCGCTGGAAGCAGAGGAATCAAGGGTTTCATCCCCGTTGTTCGCTCACTCGTCTCTCAACTCAAAGAACGGGGAGCAGAACCGTTTATCGTTCCCGCTATGGGTAGTCACGGAGGAGCAACCGCGGAAGGACAGCTGGCTGTACTTGAGAACTTAGGTATTACCGAAGAATCCGTTAACACTCCTATCCGTTCATCGATGGATGTTGTGAAACTAGGTGAAATCGAGGAGGAAACTCCCGTTTGCTGCGATCAATTGGCTTACGAGTCGGATGGCATTATCGTTTGTAACCGGATCAAGCCGCACACTGCCTTCGCCGCTGAATACGAAAGTGGCCTCCTAAAAATGATGATGATTGGCTTGGGTAAACATATAGGCACGACCGAGGTTCACAAGTTGGGTTTTCATCGCTTCCACAAAGCGCTCCCCGATGCGGCCAAAATATTCCTCGAAAAAGCTCCTATCTTATTTGGTGTCGCCATCGTCGATAACGCTGCAAATCAGGTCGCCAGAGTTAAGGCCATTCCTGCAGACCAGATTCTGGATCAAGAGAAAGAACTTCTGGCCTACTCTAAAACGCTAATCGGGCGAATGTTGCTTTCGGAAATCGACGTCCTCGTGGTCGATGCCATGGGGAAAGACATTAGCGGGGCCGGCATGGACTCCAATGTGACCGGCCGCTCCGCCACCAACGTCCAAAGAGAGTACACCCCCAACATTGGCCAAATCGTTATTCGCGATTTGAGCAAGGCCACAAAGGGTAACGCCATTGGGATGGGTAATGCCGACATCATTACCTCAAGGGCTGCCGAAAAAATCGACCTTGCCGTTACCTACACCAATGCCCTCACTGCCCGTACTCCCGTAGGAGCTAAGGTTCCTTTAATCGCTTCATCCGATCGTCAAGCGATCGAAATCGCCTGTCGCAATGCGACTAGTAAGCCAGATCAAGTCGCGCGCCTCGTCCAAATTTCCAATACAAAAGATATCGAAAAGATTTGGGTTTCGACATCCTATCTTCCTGAAATTGAATGTCGAGAGGACATCATTCTGGACGGTGAACCCCGCCCGATCGAATTCGACGAATCTGGCAACCAAACCTGGCCCACGATCCGCTAA
- a CDS encoding HpcH/HpaI aldolase family protein, whose protein sequence is MNEITIRKRALQGGKLLGSFLNSGSAILAELAGRSGLDWALLDMEHGSGSWGMLTHQLIALEGSNTAPVIRLPSNQADYFKRALDLGANGLMVPNVNTADEARAAVSYSRYPPHGTRGVALMNRGAHYGAKFNERLESSHESTLIIAQIESPAAIENVEEIAAVDGVDVLFVGPMDLSICMGIPQQFDHPDYIAATEKVVEAAKKYNKASGILGFASPDIAKFHAKGFSFLAVGSDGGMVAAGMKELVTANQEAVQ, encoded by the coding sequence ATGAACGAAATTACCATACGAAAAAGGGCACTGCAAGGAGGCAAACTCCTGGGATCCTTTCTGAACTCTGGATCAGCGATCCTCGCTGAATTGGCGGGACGCTCCGGCCTAGACTGGGCCTTGCTCGACATGGAACATGGTTCGGGCTCCTGGGGCATGCTAACCCACCAACTCATAGCCCTAGAGGGCTCCAATACAGCCCCTGTGATCAGGCTACCCTCAAATCAGGCCGACTATTTCAAACGGGCCCTCGATCTAGGCGCTAATGGTTTGATGGTGCCCAATGTAAATACCGCTGACGAGGCACGAGCTGCCGTATCCTACTCTCGATATCCTCCGCACGGCACTCGAGGGGTCGCCCTTATGAATCGAGGAGCCCACTACGGGGCCAAGTTTAACGAGCGACTCGAATCGTCTCATGAGAGCACTCTAATTATTGCTCAGATCGAGTCTCCTGCCGCAATTGAAAATGTAGAGGAGATCGCAGCAGTTGACGGTGTAGACGTACTCTTCGTTGGTCCCATGGATCTTAGTATTTGCATGGGCATCCCTCAACAGTTTGACCATCCGGATTACATTGCCGCCACAGAAAAAGTGGTCGAAGCGGCTAAAAAGTACAACAAGGCTAGCGGCATTCTCGGTTTCGCTTCTCCAGACATTGCAAAGTTTCATGCCAAAGGTTTCTCTTTTCTCGCCGTCGGATCCGACGGAGGGATGGTCGCCGCAGGAATGAAAGAACTCGTAACAGCGAATCAAGAGGCTGTTCAATAG
- a CDS encoding enolase C-terminal domain-like protein translates to MKISHYRITPIATIDPPLRAASGLHAPYALRVVLELSCEDGLTGISEIPCTEGVVDSLIHICAGLLGSDPLQLTRLLEKAGERLTTQEDSRGDTPWDNRVWVHLRSALEVACLDYLGKRFEVRMCDLLGGAVRDEVPFGAYLFYKEPGTGGELKFGMNESATGWAAARQQVANTPDTVVKQAQSMIDTFGFKSIKLKGGVFPPDEEADAMLALRDAFGPDVPLRLDPNAVWTVETGIRIGKKLDSVLEYLEDPVRGQKAMAEVGKAIDSPLATNMCTTSFEDIPNAIKVHSEDVILTDHHFWGGLKPCIELCRICQTFGRAISMHSNSHLGVSLAAMVHLGACIPQLDYDLDTHYPWQSDEIIEGGRLPFKNGAIQVPDGPGLGVTINRAELDRLHQNYLKSGLSFRNDEAEMQKIEPGWKFKATRW, encoded by the coding sequence ATGAAGATCTCTCATTATCGAATTACCCCAATAGCTACAATTGATCCCCCACTCCGTGCCGCGTCCGGATTGCATGCCCCCTACGCACTTCGAGTAGTGCTTGAGCTATCCTGCGAGGACGGTCTCACGGGGATCAGCGAAATCCCTTGCACCGAAGGAGTTGTCGATTCTCTAATCCATATTTGCGCAGGACTGCTGGGCAGCGATCCCCTTCAGCTCACCCGTCTCCTGGAAAAAGCGGGTGAGCGGCTCACGACTCAAGAAGACTCGCGCGGCGATACTCCATGGGACAATCGAGTTTGGGTTCACTTAAGAAGCGCTCTCGAAGTCGCCTGCCTCGACTATTTAGGTAAGCGATTCGAGGTCCGGATGTGTGATTTGCTCGGCGGGGCGGTCCGAGACGAGGTTCCATTCGGCGCCTATCTTTTTTACAAGGAACCGGGCACCGGCGGAGAACTGAAATTTGGCATGAACGAAAGCGCCACAGGCTGGGCCGCCGCGCGACAGCAAGTAGCGAATACTCCGGATACCGTCGTCAAGCAAGCCCAGTCCATGATCGATACATTTGGCTTTAAGTCGATCAAACTCAAAGGCGGGGTATTTCCACCGGATGAAGAAGCCGACGCTATGCTGGCTCTGCGGGACGCGTTTGGCCCCGACGTTCCCCTCCGACTCGACCCCAACGCGGTCTGGACCGTCGAAACCGGAATTCGCATAGGCAAGAAGCTGGATTCAGTTCTTGAATACCTGGAAGACCCGGTTCGCGGCCAGAAAGCAATGGCCGAAGTGGGCAAAGCAATCGATTCCCCGCTAGCCACCAATATGTGCACCACGTCATTTGAGGATATTCCAAACGCAATTAAGGTCCATTCTGAAGACGTCATTTTGACCGACCACCACTTCTGGGGCGGGCTCAAGCCCTGTATTGAATTGTGCCGCATCTGCCAGACCTTTGGTCGGGCAATCTCAATGCATTCAAACAGCCATCTCGGAGTGTCGCTGGCCGCTATGGTCCACCTGGGAGCCTGTATCCCACAGCTCGACTATGACTTGGATACACACTACCCGTGGCAGTCCGACGAGATCATAGAAGGCGGTCGCCTGCCCTTCAAAAACGGCGCCATCCAAGTTCCAGATGGTCCAGGATTAGGCGTCACAATCAATCGAGCTGAATTGGACCGGCTTCATCAAAATTACCTCAAGTCAGGACTCTCGTTCCGGAATGACGAAGCCGAAATGCAGAAAATCGAGCCAGGATGGAAGTTTAAAGCAACCCGCTGGTAG
- a CDS encoding sulfatase family protein: MKRFFFAPIFVMLSLSSEIGLGKSPNIIFFISDDVSWNDYGCYGNAGARTPHIDRLAANGMQFTNAYLTASSCSPSRASIVTGRYPHNNGKAAELHLAIADHLPWLPEVLSEKGYYTALSGKNHMKRENPRDTPPFDDISLGKVEGNRGGHANWLRVTQERPIDQPFFFWFASNDAHRAWEADTEWDNAIYGPKIDPAAVVVPPFLVDSDKTRGDLASYYNEVTRFDHFIGAVVGELEAQGVLDDTLIFVLSDNGRPFPRAKTRMHDSGMKTALVAHWPNGISDGGKSDRLVSVIDLAPTAIEVAGGKAGATFQGVSLAPLFSNREKTVRNYAFSEHNWHDYEALGRSVRTETHLYIVNDRPEKAWQGPADSVRSDSHLELQRALKEQALDNAQNDVFLAPRPVVEFYDTKKDPHQLNNLAGDSKLSKTEAKLAAILKKWRQQTGDSIPEHISTDEFHRETGVRVVQNGAFRGETPGESKGASSINRRGPR; the protein is encoded by the coding sequence ATGAAGCGATTCTTTTTTGCCCCGATATTCGTAATGCTGTCTCTGTCTTCGGAAATCGGTCTGGGAAAATCTCCCAACATTATATTTTTCATCTCCGATGATGTTAGTTGGAACGACTACGGTTGCTACGGGAACGCGGGGGCGAGGACGCCCCACATCGACCGTCTGGCTGCGAATGGAATGCAGTTTACGAATGCCTATTTGACGGCGAGCAGTTGCAGTCCGAGCCGTGCCAGTATCGTTACGGGAAGGTATCCGCACAACAACGGCAAAGCCGCGGAGCTTCATTTGGCGATTGCGGATCATTTACCCTGGCTTCCTGAGGTATTGAGCGAAAAGGGCTACTATACGGCGCTTTCCGGGAAGAACCACATGAAGCGGGAGAATCCTCGAGACACGCCACCCTTTGATGATATTAGTTTAGGCAAAGTCGAAGGGAACCGAGGGGGGCATGCGAACTGGCTTCGGGTGACGCAAGAGCGCCCGATAGATCAGCCCTTTTTCTTCTGGTTTGCTTCGAATGATGCCCATCGCGCCTGGGAAGCAGACACTGAGTGGGACAACGCGATCTACGGTCCCAAAATCGATCCCGCAGCGGTCGTAGTACCTCCCTTTCTTGTAGATTCGGATAAGACCAGGGGAGATCTGGCGTCCTACTACAATGAAGTGACGCGTTTCGACCATTTCATTGGTGCGGTGGTCGGGGAACTTGAGGCCCAGGGTGTTTTGGACGATACGCTAATTTTTGTTCTCTCAGACAACGGGCGGCCCTTCCCGCGAGCCAAGACTCGCATGCATGACTCGGGGATGAAGACGGCACTGGTTGCTCACTGGCCAAACGGGATCAGCGATGGTGGTAAGAGCGATCGACTGGTCAGCGTGATAGACCTAGCCCCGACGGCTATTGAAGTGGCCGGGGGAAAGGCGGGGGCCACTTTTCAGGGAGTGAGCCTGGCGCCACTTTTCTCCAATCGGGAGAAGACCGTTCGGAATTACGCTTTTTCAGAACACAATTGGCATGACTACGAAGCGTTGGGACGTAGTGTTCGGACGGAGACGCATTTGTATATAGTCAATGATCGTCCTGAGAAAGCCTGGCAGGGACCGGCTGATTCTGTGCGGTCAGACTCGCATCTGGAATTACAGCGAGCCTTGAAGGAGCAAGCTTTGGATAATGCCCAGAACGACGTTTTTCTCGCACCACGGCCGGTTGTAGAATTCTATGACACAAAGAAAGATCCTCACCAGCTCAACAATTTAGCGGGAGATTCGAAATTATCGAAAACTGAAGCGAAACTGGCCGCGATACTCAAGAAGTGGAGACAGCAAACAGGGGACAGTATTCCTGAGCATATTTCGACGGACGAATTTCATCGGGAAACCGGGGTTCGTGTCGTGCAGAATGGTGCTTTTCGAGGAGAGACTCCTGGGGAATCGAAGGGAGCTTCCAGCATCAACCGGAGAGGACCAAGATAA